A genomic region of Sideroxydans sp. CL21 contains the following coding sequences:
- the ftsH gene encoding ATP-dependent zinc metalloprotease FtsH, whose translation MNNLFKSVGIWLVVALVLMTVFNQFNARQQSTAQAQLDYSQFLDEVKSGHIEKVTIEGRTLKATTTDGKRITTYAPSDLWLVSDLLKNGVKIEAKPEEEQSFLMSIFVSWFPMLLLIGVWIFFMRQMQGGKGGGAFSFGKSKARMLDDAKERVTFADVAGCDEAKEEVSELVDFLRDPTKFQNLGGRIPRGVLMVGSPGTGKTLLAKAIAGEAKVPFFSISGSDFVEMFVGVGAARVRDMFEQAKKQSPCIVFIDEIDAVGRQRGAGLGGGNDEREQTLNALLVEMDGFEGASGVIVIAATNRPDVLDPALLRPGRFDRQVVVPLPDIRGREQILMVHMRKVPVAPDVKADILARGTPGMSGADLANLVNESALFAARRGKRFVDMEDFEAAKDKIMMGAERRSMIMPEEERRNTAYHESGHAVVAKLMPKTDPVHKVTIIPRGRALGLTMQLPSEDRYSMDKDRILSTIAVLFGGRIAEEIFMHQMTTGASNDFERATDMTRKMVTQWGMSDALGPMVYAENEGEVFLGRSVTSHKNISEATMQKVDTEIRRIIDQQYALARSLIEANRDKIEAMTKALLEWETIDADQINDIMAGNPPRPPKPSLSSNKAPEPPKDEAPTATATNKPAEGV comes from the coding sequence GTGAACAATTTATTCAAAAGTGTCGGAATCTGGCTGGTTGTCGCATTGGTGCTGATGACCGTCTTCAATCAATTCAACGCGCGCCAGCAATCGACGGCGCAAGCGCAGTTGGATTATTCGCAATTTCTCGATGAAGTGAAATCGGGCCATATCGAGAAGGTGACTATCGAAGGCCGTACCCTGAAAGCGACGACCACCGACGGCAAGCGCATTACTACCTATGCGCCCAGCGACCTGTGGCTGGTTTCCGACCTGCTCAAGAACGGAGTGAAGATCGAAGCCAAGCCGGAAGAGGAGCAGTCCTTCCTGATGAGCATCTTTGTATCGTGGTTCCCGATGCTGTTGCTGATCGGCGTGTGGATATTCTTCATGCGCCAGATGCAGGGCGGCAAGGGCGGTGGCGCATTTTCGTTCGGCAAGAGCAAGGCGCGCATGCTGGACGATGCCAAGGAACGAGTGACTTTCGCCGATGTGGCAGGTTGCGACGAGGCCAAGGAAGAGGTTTCCGAACTGGTCGATTTTCTGCGAGACCCGACCAAATTCCAGAACCTCGGTGGGCGTATTCCGCGCGGCGTACTGATGGTGGGCAGCCCCGGTACGGGTAAGACGCTGTTGGCCAAGGCCATCGCTGGGGAAGCCAAGGTGCCGTTCTTCTCCATTTCCGGTTCCGATTTCGTCGAGATGTTCGTCGGCGTCGGTGCCGCGCGCGTGCGCGACATGTTCGAGCAGGCCAAGAAGCAGTCGCCGTGCATCGTGTTCATCGACGAAATCGACGCAGTCGGACGCCAGCGTGGCGCGGGACTGGGCGGAGGCAATGATGAACGCGAGCAGACGCTGAACGCATTGCTGGTTGAGATGGACGGTTTCGAAGGCGCTTCCGGCGTGATCGTTATTGCCGCGACCAACCGTCCCGATGTGCTCGACCCAGCGCTGCTTCGCCCGGGCCGTTTCGACCGTCAGGTCGTGGTGCCGCTGCCTGACATCCGCGGTCGCGAGCAGATACTCATGGTGCATATGCGCAAGGTGCCGGTGGCGCCGGATGTGAAGGCAGATATTCTGGCACGCGGTACTCCCGGCATGTCCGGCGCCGATCTGGCCAATCTGGTGAACGAGTCGGCCTTGTTTGCCGCGCGGCGCGGCAAACGCTTCGTCGATATGGAAGATTTCGAGGCGGCCAAGGACAAGATCATGATGGGCGCAGAGCGCAGGTCCATGATCATGCCGGAAGAGGAGCGCCGCAATACGGCGTATCACGAGTCCGGCCATGCTGTGGTTGCAAAGCTGATGCCCAAGACAGATCCTGTGCACAAGGTCACCATCATCCCGCGCGGTCGCGCGCTGGGGCTGACCATGCAATTGCCTTCTGAAGATCGTTACAGCATGGACAAGGATCGCATCCTGTCCACGATCGCTGTGCTGTTCGGCGGTCGTATCGCCGAAGAGATATTCATGCACCAGATGACCACCGGCGCTTCCAACGATTTCGAACGCGCTACTGACATGACTCGCAAGATGGTCACGCAGTGGGGTATGTCGGATGCGCTCGGCCCGATGGTGTACGCCGAAAACGAAGGCGAAGTGTTCCTTGGACGCTCGGTGACTTCGCACAAGAACATCTCCGAAGCGACCATGCAGAAAGTGGATACCGAGATTCGTCGCATCATCGACCAGCAATACGCGTTGGCGCGCAGCCTGATCGAAGCGAATCGCGACAAGATCGAAGCAATGACCAAAGCATTGCTGGAATGGGAAACCATTGACGCCGATCAGATCAACGACATCATGGCGGGCAATCCGCCGCGTCCGCCCAAGCCAAGCCTGAGCAGCAACAAGGCACCTGAGCCGCCGAAGGATGAAGCACCGACGGCAACAGCGACCAACAAGCCTGCTGAAGGCGTCTAA